A genome region from Microcella alkaliphila includes the following:
- a CDS encoding APC family permease, with protein sequence MPAEPETADESTPHPTAVPAAHGALARRVRLPGAIGIGLASMIGAGLFAVWGPATDAARSGLLVALVAAAVIATLNAFSSAQLAMAHPAAGGAYAFGRRYVGPWTGFTAGWLFVTGKTASAAAIASIAAAYLYPPAPVPVAVGLIVVFAALNMSGVRTTARVSIAIVAVVLAGLAVLLVVAVSGGTAADLDPVTSILNPTSPYGVLQGAALLFFAFAGYARMATLGEEVVEPRRTLPRAIFIALGIVLALYAAVAVLLVSTLGVNRLAGSVTPLADALDPAWTPLVVAVAGIACLGSLVGILAGLSRSSLAMARERDLPGLLARISPRTNAPIVAEAVIAGMAILIVVLLEPAQLVAASSSAVLLYYAVAHLSALRQPAAERWQPRAVGIAGLVGCVVLVAALPPISILGTAALLAVGLLLRMLAVRLRARSVVEGGAR encoded by the coding sequence ATGCCCGCGGAACCCGAAACCGCAGACGAGAGCACGCCACACCCCACCGCCGTACCCGCGGCCCACGGTGCCCTGGCGCGCCGTGTTCGCCTGCCCGGCGCGATCGGCATCGGCCTCGCCTCGATGATCGGCGCGGGCCTGTTCGCCGTCTGGGGTCCGGCGACCGACGCCGCTCGCAGCGGCTTGCTCGTCGCCCTGGTCGCGGCAGCGGTGATCGCGACGCTGAACGCCTTCAGTTCGGCGCAGCTCGCGATGGCGCACCCGGCGGCGGGCGGCGCCTACGCGTTCGGCCGCCGCTACGTCGGCCCGTGGACGGGCTTCACCGCCGGTTGGCTGTTCGTCACGGGCAAGACAGCGTCGGCCGCGGCCATTGCGTCGATCGCCGCCGCCTACCTGTACCCACCCGCGCCGGTCCCGGTGGCCGTCGGACTGATCGTCGTGTTCGCCGCCCTCAACATGTCGGGCGTGCGTACGACGGCCCGCGTGTCGATCGCGATCGTTGCGGTCGTCCTTGCGGGCCTTGCCGTCCTCCTCGTGGTGGCGGTGTCGGGCGGCACGGCGGCCGATCTCGATCCGGTGACGAGCATCCTGAACCCGACGAGCCCGTACGGGGTGCTGCAGGGCGCTGCGCTGCTGTTCTTCGCGTTCGCCGGCTACGCGCGCATGGCGACGCTGGGCGAGGAGGTCGTCGAGCCGCGCCGCACCCTCCCGCGCGCCATCTTCATCGCGCTCGGCATCGTGCTGGCGCTGTACGCGGCGGTCGCCGTGCTGCTCGTGTCGACGCTTGGGGTGAACCGGCTCGCCGGCAGCGTGACCCCGCTCGCCGACGCGCTCGACCCCGCGTGGACGCCCCTCGTCGTGGCCGTCGCCGGCATCGCCTGCCTCGGCTCGCTGGTCGGCATTCTCGCCGGCCTCAGCCGCTCGAGTCTTGCCATGGCGCGCGAGCGCGACCTTCCGGGGCTCCTTGCCCGCATCTCGCCACGCACAAACGCCCCGATCGTCGCCGAGGCGGTCATCGCCGGCATGGCGATCCTCATCGTCGTGCTGCTCGAGCCCGCCCAGTTGGTCGCCGCGTCGAGCTCGGCCGTGCTGCTCTACTACGCGGTCGCCCACCTGTCGGCCCTGCGCCAGCCGGCCGCCGAGCGCTGGCAGCCCCGAGCGGTGGGCATTGCCGGGCTCGTCGGATGCGTGGTGCTGGTCGCCGCCCTGCCGCCGATCTCGATTCTCGGAACCGCCGCCCTGCTCGCCGTCGGCCTCCTGCTGCGGATGCTCGCGGTGCGCCTCCGCGCCCGCTCCGTCGTCGAGGGGGGCGCGCGGTGA
- a CDS encoding CoA transferase, which produces MTAGAAHHGAAPADIVPAMPTDLCEPHGAAIIGHGPYDARFPVSAFASASVATFATAAAELVGGEATPLVDARLASAWFDRAVRLREAQPSPWHPLSGDYRAADRWVRLHMNVPAHRAAALEALGVFRVVPEGEPPHEPDRNEVAAAVEGWSALELEEAVVAAGGCAAVLRSANEWAEHPQGRAVAEQPLVTVVRGGRSEREWPAGSPERPLAGVRVLDLTRVIAGPVATRALALLGADVLRLDPPDWEEPALEPDMTLGKRCARLDAHEVEGAATLAALIAESHVLVHGLRPGALDALGLDAATRASLRPGLVEVQVSAYGPTGPWAERRGFDSLVQLVTGIADARGDTAPDAAPVALPVQALDHATGWLAATAAVRGVAHARATGEGSASYLSLARTAHELQRMAGERADSETAPPPAPVSARDADDAEFPAHPVDTAWGVVDVLAAPLSIAGVHVEALHPPRPLGSDAPDWAPLDAPARRERSADAVSVPRRRIPVWAALSGLLVWAGQGVPLTLGAAMLGTAVPNPGWWTSPVWVAGAAAQALALLLTWFALSRVTNVVGVLAATIPLGMLAHVSAATAVALVTGAASPPALDAGLNLLALHWASGAALIAASIPILLMLTPLGAGAGALNRRAFAPRYARRGRGRRAA; this is translated from the coding sequence GTGACGGCCGGCGCTGCACACCACGGCGCCGCACCCGCCGACATCGTTCCGGCGATGCCGACCGACCTGTGTGAGCCGCACGGAGCCGCGATCATCGGCCACGGACCCTACGATGCGCGCTTCCCCGTGTCGGCGTTCGCGTCCGCGTCGGTGGCGACGTTCGCGACGGCGGCCGCTGAGTTGGTGGGCGGCGAGGCGACCCCGCTCGTCGACGCGCGCCTCGCCTCCGCCTGGTTCGACCGGGCGGTGCGGCTGCGCGAGGCCCAGCCGTCGCCGTGGCACCCGCTGAGCGGCGACTATCGCGCCGCCGACCGGTGGGTGCGCCTGCACATGAACGTGCCGGCTCACCGGGCGGCGGCGTTGGAGGCCCTCGGCGTGTTTCGCGTCGTCCCCGAGGGGGAACCCCCGCACGAACCCGACCGCAACGAGGTGGCCGCAGCCGTCGAGGGCTGGTCGGCGCTCGAGCTGGAGGAGGCCGTTGTGGCGGCGGGCGGGTGCGCGGCGGTGTTGCGGTCCGCGAACGAGTGGGCCGAGCATCCGCAGGGCCGCGCGGTCGCGGAGCAGCCGCTCGTCACCGTGGTGCGCGGGGGGCGCAGTGAGCGTGAATGGCCCGCGGGGTCGCCCGAGCGGCCGCTGGCGGGCGTGCGGGTGCTCGACCTGACCCGCGTGATTGCTGGCCCCGTCGCGACCCGCGCCCTCGCGCTGCTCGGTGCGGACGTGCTGCGTCTCGACCCGCCCGACTGGGAGGAGCCGGCGCTCGAGCCCGACATGACTCTCGGCAAGCGCTGCGCCCGGCTCGATGCTCACGAGGTGGAGGGTGCCGCGACGCTGGCCGCGCTCATCGCGGAGAGCCACGTGCTTGTGCACGGTCTGCGCCCGGGAGCGCTCGACGCGCTCGGCCTCGACGCCGCTACTCGTGCCAGCCTGCGCCCCGGGCTCGTCGAGGTTCAGGTCAGCGCCTACGGCCCCACCGGCCCGTGGGCCGAGCGTCGGGGCTTCGACAGTCTCGTACAGCTGGTCACGGGCATCGCGGATGCGCGTGGCGACACCGCGCCCGACGCCGCGCCGGTTGCCCTGCCCGTGCAGGCCCTCGACCACGCGACCGGCTGGCTCGCCGCGACCGCCGCCGTGCGGGGCGTCGCACACGCGCGTGCGACGGGGGAGGGCAGTGCCAGCTACCTGTCGCTCGCGCGCACCGCGCACGAGTTGCAGCGCATGGCGGGGGAGCGTGCCGACAGCGAGACCGCGCCCCCGCCCGCGCCCGTGTCCGCGCGTGACGCTGACGACGCGGAGTTCCCCGCGCATCCCGTCGACACCGCCTGGGGCGTTGTTGACGTGCTGGCCGCGCCGTTGTCGATCGCCGGCGTGCACGTCGAGGCGCTGCATCCGCCGCGTCCGCTCGGCAGTGACGCCCCCGACTGGGCGCCGCTCGACGCGCCCGCCCGACGCGAGCGCAGCGCCGACGCGGTGTCCGTGCCGCGGCGCCGCATTCCCGTCTGGGCGGCGCTCAGCGGCCTGCTCGTGTGGGCCGGGCAGGGGGTGCCGCTGACGCTGGGCGCCGCGATGCTCGGCACCGCCGTGCCGAACCCCGGCTGGTGGACCTCACCCGTGTGGGTTGCCGGTGCGGCGGCGCAGGCTCTCGCCCTCCTGCTGACCTGGTTCGCCCTCTCACGCGTCACGAACGTGGTGGGCGTGCTCGCCGCGACCATTCCACTCGGGATGCTCGCGCACGTCTCCGCCGCGACCGCCGTCGCGCTCGTCACCGGCGCCGCATCCCCGCCCGCGCTCGACGCGGGGCTGAACCTGCTCGCGCTGCACTGGGCGAGCGGAGCGGCGCTGATCGCGGCGAGTATCCCGATTCTGTTGATGCTCACGCCTCTGGGCGCGGGGGCCGGCGCGCTGAATCGCCGCGCGTTCGCGCCGCGGTACGCGCGCCGGGGCCGCGGCCGCCGCGCCGCCTGA
- the gndA gene encoding NADP-dependent phosphogluconate dehydrogenase — protein MTQPTANIGVVGLAVMGSNLARNLASREGNTVAVYNRSWEKTETLVTEHPEAGFVAAKDYTEFAAALTKPRTAIIMVKAGRPTDAVIDELVQVFEPGDIIVDGGNALFTDTVRREKAVRETGINFVGAGISGGEEGALNGPSIMPGGSEEAWHTLGPILTSIAAVADGEPCVTHVGTDGAGHFVKMIHNGIEYADMQLIAEAYDLLRRVGGLEPAEIADIFAEWNTGELESYLIEITAEVLRQVDAATGKPLVDVILDQAGAKGTGAWTVQTALDLGVPVSGIAEAVFARSLSSAPAQRAAARSLPASTESWSVDDRDAFVEDVRRALYASKIIAYSQGFDAIVAGAAEYDWNIKKGEIAKIWRAGCIIRAQFLNRITEAYADDPELVALVTAPYFADAVASALPSWRRIVAGSALAGIPTPAFASSLSYYDGLRAERLPAALVQGQRDFFGAHTYKRVDRDGTFHTLWSGDRTEIEAEDLH, from the coding sequence GTGACCCAGCCCACCGCCAACATCGGAGTCGTCGGACTCGCCGTCATGGGGTCGAATCTGGCCCGCAACCTCGCGAGTCGCGAGGGCAACACGGTCGCCGTCTACAACCGCTCGTGGGAGAAGACCGAGACGCTCGTCACCGAGCACCCCGAGGCAGGCTTCGTCGCCGCGAAGGACTACACCGAGTTCGCCGCGGCGCTGACGAAGCCGCGCACCGCGATCATCATGGTGAAGGCGGGCCGCCCCACGGATGCGGTCATCGACGAGCTCGTGCAGGTCTTCGAGCCGGGCGACATCATCGTCGACGGCGGCAATGCCCTGTTCACCGACACGGTGCGGCGCGAGAAGGCCGTGCGCGAGACGGGCATCAACTTCGTCGGCGCTGGCATCTCGGGCGGCGAGGAGGGTGCCCTGAACGGTCCCTCGATCATGCCTGGCGGCTCGGAGGAGGCGTGGCACACGCTCGGCCCCATCTTGACGTCGATCGCGGCGGTCGCCGACGGCGAGCCATGCGTGACGCACGTGGGCACCGACGGCGCTGGCCACTTCGTCAAGATGATCCACAACGGCATCGAGTACGCCGACATGCAGCTGATTGCCGAGGCCTACGACCTGCTGCGCCGCGTGGGCGGGCTCGAGCCGGCCGAGATCGCCGACATCTTCGCGGAATGGAACACCGGCGAGCTCGAGAGCTACCTGATCGAGATCACCGCCGAGGTGCTGCGCCAGGTCGACGCCGCGACGGGGAAGCCGCTCGTCGACGTGATCCTCGACCAGGCCGGCGCGAAGGGCACCGGCGCCTGGACCGTGCAGACCGCACTCGACCTCGGGGTTCCCGTCTCGGGTATTGCCGAGGCTGTCTTCGCCCGCTCGCTGTCGTCAGCGCCGGCCCAGCGCGCCGCCGCGCGGTCGCTTCCGGCGTCGACCGAAAGCTGGTCGGTGGATGATCGTGATGCGTTCGTCGAGGATGTGCGGCGCGCGCTCTACGCGTCGAAGATCATCGCCTACAGCCAGGGCTTCGACGCGATCGTCGCCGGCGCCGCCGAGTACGACTGGAACATCAAGAAGGGTGAGATCGCGAAGATCTGGCGTGCCGGCTGCATCATCCGCGCCCAGTTCCTGAACCGCATCACCGAGGCGTACGCCGACGACCCCGAGCTCGTCGCCCTCGTGACGGCGCCGTACTTCGCGGACGCGGTCGCCTCGGCGCTGCCCTCGTGGCGTCGCATCGTCGCCGGCTCTGCCCTCGCGGGCATCCCCACGCCCGCGTTCGCCTCGTCGCTGTCGTACTACGACGGGCTGCGCGCCGAGCGCCTGCCCGCCGCACTCGTGCAGGGCCAGCGCGACTTCTTCGGCGCGCACACCTACAAGCGCGTCGACAGGGACGGCACGTTCCACACGCTCTGGTCGGGTGACCGCACCGAGATCGAGGCGGAGGACCTGCACTAG
- a CDS encoding gluconokinase, which produces MPAPVSVIVAGVSGSGKSTVGRAAAALATVAFIDGDDLHPDENIALMSAGTALTDADREPWLDAVAATARDHAPCVVACSALARRYRDRLRDGAPSIQIVILEVPAEELRRRLESRTGHFMRATMLDSQLLAREHPEDEPGVTVVDGTQSVEALARTVAALLGRGVD; this is translated from the coding sequence ATGCCCGCCCCCGTTAGCGTGATCGTCGCCGGGGTGTCCGGATCGGGCAAGTCGACGGTCGGCAGGGCTGCGGCCGCGCTCGCCACCGTCGCTTTTATCGACGGTGACGACCTCCACCCCGACGAGAACATCGCCCTCATGTCCGCGGGCACCGCCCTCACCGACGCCGACCGCGAACCCTGGCTGGATGCTGTGGCCGCCACCGCGCGCGACCACGCTCCCTGCGTGGTCGCCTGCTCGGCGCTCGCGCGTCGCTATCGCGACCGGCTTCGTGATGGGGCTCCGAGCATCCAGATCGTGATTCTGGAGGTGCCGGCAGAGGAACTGCGTCGACGGCTCGAGTCGCGCACGGGGCACTTCATGCGCGCCACGATGCTCGACTCGCAACTGCTCGCCCGCGAGCATCCGGAGGATGAGCCCGGTGTCACCGTCGTCGATGGCACGCAGAGCGTCGAGGCGCTCGCGCGCACGGTCGCGGCGCTCCTGGGCCGTGGCGTAGACTGA
- a CDS encoding 50S ribosomal protein L25/general stress protein Ctc: MADQNKLNADVRSSFGKGAARKLRAADKIPAVIYGHGTDPKHVTLPGHETALLLRKSNVLVTLDIEGDKQLVLVKDVQKDPVRQLIEHIDLIVVRKGEKVTVDVPVHVEGESAPGTIHVVDHNTLTVETEATHIPEAFTVSIEGLEEGTQILAGQVELPKGTTLVTDAEALVVNVTVPAAPKDESAEAETEGGDAAEAAAESGDSE; the protein is encoded by the coding sequence ATGGCTGACCAGAACAAGCTGAACGCCGACGTGCGTTCCTCCTTCGGCAAGGGCGCTGCCCGTAAGCTCCGCGCCGCCGACAAGATTCCTGCCGTCATCTACGGTCACGGCACTGACCCCAAGCACGTCACGCTGCCCGGGCACGAGACCGCGCTGCTGCTCCGCAAGTCCAACGTGCTCGTGACGCTCGACATCGAGGGCGACAAGCAGCTCGTGCTCGTGAAGGACGTGCAGAAGGACCCGGTGCGTCAGCTCATCGAGCACATCGACCTCATCGTCGTCCGCAAGGGCGAGAAGGTCACCGTCGACGTGCCCGTGCACGTCGAGGGCGAGTCGGCCCCCGGCACGATCCACGTCGTTGACCACAACACGCTGACGGTCGAGACCGAGGCGACCCACATCCCCGAGGCGTTCACCGTCTCGATCGAAGGCCTCGAAGAGGGCACCCAGATCCTCGCCGGCCAGGTCGAGCTGCCGAAGGGCACCACGCTCGTCACCGACGCCGAGGCGCTCGTCGTGAACGTGACCGTCCCGGCCGCGCCAAAGGACGAGTCGGCCGAGGCCGAGACCGAGGGTGGCGACGCCGCCGAGGCTGCGGCCGAGTCGGGCGACTCCGAGTAA
- the pth gene encoding aminoacyl-tRNA hydrolase: MFGLGRQKPPAAADRDTWLVVGLGNPGPGYAGNRHNVGQMVLDTLAERLGARLSRHRTTTMLAEARLRPGGPKLILAKPLSYMNTSGGPVSAAAKYFGIQPDRVVVVHDDLDLPFETLRLKSGGGHGGQNGVRDIIKALGTPDFLRVRVGIGRPPGQQSAADYVLRDFPSSERAQLPFLLDEAADAIERIIDDGLVAAQQRHHAPKA, from the coding sequence ATGTTTGGACTCGGAAGGCAGAAGCCTCCGGCCGCCGCTGATCGCGACACCTGGCTGGTAGTCGGGCTCGGGAACCCCGGGCCCGGCTACGCCGGGAACCGTCACAACGTCGGGCAGATGGTGCTCGACACTCTCGCCGAGCGGCTCGGGGCGCGACTGTCGCGCCACCGCACCACGACGATGCTCGCCGAGGCGCGCCTTCGCCCTGGCGGGCCGAAGCTGATTCTGGCGAAGCCGCTCAGCTACATGAACACCTCCGGCGGCCCCGTTTCCGCCGCCGCGAAGTACTTCGGCATCCAGCCCGACCGCGTCGTCGTCGTGCACGATGACCTCGACCTTCCGTTTGAGACCCTGCGCCTGAAGTCGGGCGGCGGGCACGGCGGTCAGAACGGTGTGCGCGACATCATCAAGGCCCTCGGCACCCCCGACTTCCTGCGTGTGCGGGTGGGCATTGGCCGCCCGCCCGGTCAGCAGAGCGCGGCCGACTACGTGCTGCGCGACTTCCCCTCCTCCGAGCGCGCACAGTTGCCGTTCCTCCTCGACGAGGCGGCCGACGCGATCGAGCGCATCATCGACGACGGACTCGTCGCCGCGCAGCAGCGCCACCACGCGCCCAAGGCATAG
- the mfd gene encoding transcription-repair coupling factor codes for MTLERLIPVLQRAQTFSDALEYAGRSAEFSTVEGLRLPLIAGLLERRDGPQCLLAITATGREAEAVREAWECLDPDATVIDLPAWETLPHERLSPSAETVGRRIRTLRALAEWADAPTGTIVVVASVRAALQPLPAGLTDIEPVLLELNGRGSELSDVTRRLIDLAYSRVDMVTRRGEFAVRGGILDVFPAVAEHPVRVEFFGDEVDQIREFSVADQRSLPDTGITRVELPPTRELLLTDGVRQRAREMLHEFPSLSSILEKVAEGIPVEGMESLAPALVDRLVPLTTYLPENAAVVVLGPERVATRAANLVETNREFLSAAWHAATAGAESPIDLDAGDFLTVQALRESAGDRAWWTVSQFDADEPGVVRVAADPPPSFAGKSGGAVDHVVDRLADGWCMIVAAVGPGLVERARDVLSDAGAAARPVDALPETLEPGVAYLVRGSVEQGFELPDVKLGLFGETEFYGRSVGYDSRQPKKLASRRKNVVDPLQLKAGDFVVHNTHGIGKFIELVQREVSTGGGRNAQKSTREFLVIEYAPSKRGYPGDKLYVPTDQLDLLTRYVGGEAPALSKMGGSDWAAAKGRARKAVRDIAVELVKLYSARMSSKGFAFPPDTPWQRELEEAFPYAETPDQLTTIDEVKRDMESPIPMDRLLAGDVGYGKTEVAVRAAFKAVQGGKQVAVIVPTTLLVKQHMETFADRFAGFPVHLRALSRFQSDREAKETIDGLARGTVDVVIGTHRILSQGIAFKDLGLVIIDEEQRFGVEHKDALKKLKTNVDVLAMSATPIPRTLEMAVTGIREMSTLATPPEDRHPILTFVGPYSDKQVAAAIHRELLREGQIFYVHNRVSSINRVAANLAELVPDARVAIAHGQMSESALEQVMVDFWERKFDVLVSTTIIETGLDVANANTLIIDRADKYGLSQLHQLRGRVGRGRERAYAYFLYDETKPLTETAHDRLQTLAANSDLGGGMAIAMKDLEIRGAGNLLGAEQAGHIAGVGFDLYLRMIGEAVSVFRGDAAEEPTELCLELPVDARIPEEFIESERLRLEAYQKLSTAAAPASDDEALGQVREELADRYGDLPAPVLALLRVSQLRRTAQKAGLSDVVVMGSNLRLVGRELPDSKQLRLQRMYPGSKWWGQTRTAQVPLPKDASDDDLISWVGQVLENLYDAGASSDARGASDASASASPSAG; via the coding sequence GTGACTCTCGAGCGGTTAATTCCGGTGCTTCAGCGCGCCCAGACGTTTTCTGACGCCCTCGAGTACGCGGGGCGCTCGGCCGAGTTCTCCACCGTCGAGGGGCTTCGCCTCCCGCTCATTGCGGGGCTTCTCGAGCGGCGCGACGGCCCGCAGTGCCTCCTCGCCATCACCGCGACCGGCCGCGAGGCGGAGGCGGTGCGCGAAGCGTGGGAGTGCCTCGACCCCGACGCCACCGTGATCGACCTGCCCGCGTGGGAGACCCTGCCGCACGAGCGCCTCAGCCCGAGCGCCGAGACCGTCGGCCGACGCATCCGCACGCTGCGCGCGCTTGCCGAATGGGCGGATGCTCCCACCGGCACAATCGTGGTCGTCGCCTCTGTGCGCGCCGCCCTGCAGCCCCTTCCCGCGGGTCTCACCGACATCGAGCCGGTGCTGCTCGAGCTGAACGGCAGGGGTTCGGAGCTCTCCGACGTCACCCGCCGACTCATCGACCTCGCTTATTCCCGCGTCGACATGGTGACGCGCCGCGGCGAGTTCGCTGTGCGCGGCGGAATCCTGGATGTATTTCCGGCCGTAGCCGAGCATCCCGTTCGCGTCGAGTTCTTCGGCGACGAGGTTGATCAGATTCGCGAATTCTCGGTCGCCGACCAGCGGTCGCTGCCCGACACGGGAATCACGCGCGTCGAGTTGCCGCCGACCCGCGAGCTGCTGCTCACCGACGGCGTTCGGCAACGCGCGCGCGAGATGCTGCACGAGTTCCCCAGCCTGTCGTCGATCCTCGAGAAGGTGGCCGAAGGCATTCCGGTCGAGGGCATGGAGAGCCTCGCACCGGCGCTCGTCGACCGGCTCGTGCCGCTGACGACCTACCTGCCCGAGAACGCGGCCGTCGTCGTGCTCGGCCCCGAACGCGTGGCGACCCGCGCCGCGAATCTGGTCGAAACGAACCGCGAGTTTCTGAGCGCCGCGTGGCATGCCGCCACGGCCGGTGCCGAGTCGCCGATCGACCTCGACGCCGGCGACTTCCTGACCGTGCAGGCCCTGCGCGAGTCGGCCGGGGACCGCGCCTGGTGGACGGTCAGCCAGTTCGACGCCGACGAGCCCGGTGTCGTGCGCGTCGCCGCCGACCCGCCGCCGTCGTTCGCGGGCAAGAGCGGGGGAGCGGTTGACCACGTCGTCGATCGCCTGGCCGACGGTTGGTGCATGATCGTCGCGGCGGTCGGCCCCGGACTCGTCGAACGCGCCCGCGACGTGCTCTCGGACGCGGGCGCCGCAGCGCGTCCCGTTGACGCGCTGCCCGAGACGCTCGAGCCGGGCGTCGCCTACCTCGTGCGCGGCAGCGTCGAGCAGGGCTTCGAGCTGCCCGATGTGAAGCTCGGGCTCTTCGGCGAGACCGAGTTCTACGGCCGCAGCGTCGGCTACGACTCGCGCCAGCCGAAGAAGCTCGCGAGCCGCCGCAAGAACGTCGTCGACCCGCTGCAACTGAAGGCGGGCGACTTCGTCGTGCACAACACCCACGGCATCGGCAAGTTCATCGAACTGGTGCAGCGCGAGGTGTCCACTGGCGGCGGCCGCAACGCCCAGAAGTCGACGCGCGAGTTCCTCGTGATCGAGTACGCGCCGAGCAAGCGCGGCTACCCCGGCGACAAGCTGTACGTGCCGACCGACCAGCTCGACCTGCTCACCCGCTACGTCGGCGGCGAAGCGCCGGCGCTCAGCAAGATGGGCGGCAGCGACTGGGCGGCCGCGAAGGGTCGCGCCCGCAAGGCCGTGCGCGACATCGCCGTCGAGCTCGTGAAGCTGTACTCCGCGCGCATGTCGAGCAAGGGATTCGCGTTCCCTCCTGACACCCCGTGGCAGCGCGAGCTGGAGGAGGCGTTCCCGTACGCCGAGACGCCCGACCAGTTGACGACGATCGACGAGGTCAAGCGCGACATGGAGTCGCCGATCCCCATGGACCGACTGCTCGCCGGCGACGTCGGGTACGGCAAGACCGAGGTCGCCGTGCGCGCCGCGTTCAAGGCGGTGCAGGGCGGCAAGCAGGTCGCCGTCATCGTGCCGACCACCCTGCTCGTCAAGCAGCACATGGAGACCTTCGCCGACCGATTCGCCGGCTTCCCCGTGCACCTGCGCGCGCTCAGTCGATTCCAGTCCGACCGGGAGGCGAAGGAGACGATCGACGGGCTCGCGCGCGGCACGGTCGACGTCGTGATCGGAACCCACCGCATCCTGAGCCAGGGCATCGCCTTCAAAGACCTGGGCCTCGTCATCATCGACGAGGAGCAGCGTTTCGGCGTCGAGCACAAGGACGCGCTCAAGAAGCTGAAGACGAACGTCGACGTGCTCGCGATGTCGGCCACGCCCATCCCGCGCACCCTCGAGATGGCGGTGACGGGCATCCGCGAAATGTCGACGCTCGCAACCCCGCCCGAGGACCGGCACCCGATCCTCACCTTCGTGGGGCCCTACAGCGACAAGCAGGTCGCGGCGGCGATCCACCGCGAGCTCTTGCGTGAGGGCCAGATCTTCTACGTGCACAACCGCGTGTCGAGCATCAACCGGGTCGCCGCGAACCTCGCCGAGCTGGTCCCGGATGCACGCGTCGCGATCGCGCACGGACAGATGAGCGAGAGCGCCCTCGAGCAGGTCATGGTCGACTTCTGGGAGCGCAAATTCGACGTGCTCGTCTCGACGACCATCATCGAGACCGGCCTGGACGTCGCCAACGCGAATACGCTGATCATCGACCGCGCCGACAAGTACGGGCTGTCGCAGCTGCACCAGCTGCGCGGACGCGTCGGTCGCGGACGTGAGCGGGCCTACGCCTACTTCCTCTACGACGAGACGAAGCCGCTGACCGAGACCGCCCACGACCGGCTGCAGACTCTGGCGGCCAACAGCGACCTGGGCGGCGGCATGGCCATCGCGATGAAGGACCTCGAGATCCGCGGCGCGGGCAACCTGCTGGGTGCCGAGCAGGCGGGACACATCGCCGGCGTCGGCTTCGACCTGTACCTGCGCATGATCGGCGAAGCCGTGAGCGTCTTCCGTGGCGACGCGGCGGAAGAACCGACCGAGCTGTGCCTCGAATTGCCCGTGGATGCGCGCATCCCCGAAGAATTCATCGAGTCGGAGCGGCTGCGCCTCGAGGCGTACCAGAAGCTGTCGACGGCGGCCGCGCCCGCGAGTGACGACGAAGCCCTCGGCCAGGTGCGCGAGGAGCTCGCCGACCGCTATGGCGACCTTCCCGCGCCCGTGCTCGCCCTGCTGCGGGTGTCGCAGCTGCGGCGAACCGCGCAGAAGGCGGGCCTGTCGGACGTCGTCGTGATGGGCTCGAACCTGCGCCTTGTCGGGCGCGAGCTTCCCGACTCGAAGCAGCTGCGCCTGCAGCGTATGTACCCGGGGTCGAAGTGGTGGGGTCAGACGCGAACCGCGCAGGTTCCGCTGCCGAAGGATGCGTCTGACGACGACCTGATCTCGTGGGTGGGGCAGGTGCTCGAGAACCTTTACGACGCGGGGGCGTCGTCGGATGCTCGTGGTGCGTCGGACGCGTCGGCGTCGGCGTCGCCGTCGGCGGGCTGA